A region from the Lycium barbarum isolate Lr01 chromosome 8, ASM1917538v2, whole genome shotgun sequence genome encodes:
- the LOC132607940 gene encoding probable leucine-rich repeat receptor-like protein kinase At1g35710, with protein MRYLREVVIEDNPVNGFLPASIGNFSDSFRMFVARRNKLKGTIPEEIGNLSGLRVLALSHNEFTGSIPEKLRTMNNLQEFYLENNSLSGTIPDDICSLPNLGALKLTGNQISGSVPACLGNVSTLRYLHLAFNRLSSILPESLWSLQDLLELNVSANLFSGRIPPEFFQ; from the exons ATGAG ATATTTAAGAGAAGTGGTCATTGAAGATAATCCTGTGAATGGTTTTCTTCCAGCTTCTATTGGAAATTTTTCTGATTCTTTTCGGATGTTTGTTGCACGTAGAAACAAACTGAAGGGCACAATCCCGGAAGAAATTGGAAACCTAAGTGGTTTACGTGTGTTAGCTCTGTCTCATAATGAATTCACTGGTTCTATTCCTGAGAAGTTGAGAACTATGAACAATCTTCAAGAATTTTACTTGGAAAATAACAGTCTAAGTGGAACTATACCTGATGATATCTGTAGTTTACCGAATCTTGGAGCTTTAAAGTTGACTGGAAATCAAATATCGGGTTCAGTTCCAGCATGTTTAGGAAATGTTTCTACTTTAAGATATCTTCATTTGGCTTTCAACAGATTGAGTTCCATCTTACCTGAAAGCCTTTGGAGCCTTCAAGATCTCTTAGAACTCAATGTATCAGCAAATCTGTTTAGCGGGCGTATACCTCCTGAG TTTTTCCAGTAA
- the LOC132607941 gene encoding receptor kinase-like protein Xa21 has protein sequence MVGLEFLDCSYNNLTSEIPKSLEALLHLKYFDISFNKLTGEIPSGGSFANFTGQSFMSNDALCGAPRFNVSPCFLKFTKKSRRKKTLVGLYIVLGIGSTFLALVLRYVLLRWRKKKKNPGQTEVTLVKRHERISYHELQQATGGFSGSNLLGTGSFSMVYKGILKYGTLLAAKVFNVRLEGAFKSFETECEILRNLRHRNLTRVITSCSNQDFKSLVLEYMPNGTLDKWIHSHDLFLNILQRLDIMIDVASALDYLHNGYPTPVVHCDLKPSNVLLDRGMIAHLSDFGIAKLLADGETFVQTRTIATIGYIAPDIMLAVQTFILHTKHLY, from the exons ATGGTGGGATTGGAATTCTTGGATTGTTCTTACAACAATCTTACTAGTGAAATCCCAAAGTCACTTGAAGCACTCTTACATCTCAAGTACTTTGACATCTCTTTTAACAAATTAACGGGAGAAATTCCTAGTGGTGGTTCTTTTGCAAACTTCACCGGTCAATCTTTCATGTCTAACGATGCACTCTGTGGTGCTCCTCGCTTTAATGTGTCGCCATGTTTCCTCAAATTCACTAAGAAGTCAAGAAGAAAGAAAACACTTGTAGGACTATATATCGTATTAGGTATTGGATCAACGTTTCTTGCATTGGTCCTCAGATATGTGTTGTTAAGatggagaaagaaaaagaagaatccaGGTCAAACCGAAGTAACTTTGGTGAAAAGACATGAAAGAATATCTTATCATGAACTTCAACAAGCAACAGGCGGATTCAGTGGGAGCAACTTGCTTGGTACTGGGAGTTTCAGCATGGTGTACAAAGGGATACTTAAATACGGGACTCTTTTGGCAGCAAAGGTATTCAATGTGCGATTGGAGGGAGCGTTCAAGAGCTTTGAAACAGAATGTGAGATACTACGCAACCTTCGCCATCGAAATCTCACAAGAGTGATCACTAGTTGTTCCAACCAAGACTTTAAATCCTTAGTATTGGAATACATGCCCAATGGAACACTTGATAAGTGGATACACTCTCATGACTTGTTCTTAAACATCTTGCAGAGGCTAGATATTATGATAGATGTGGCATCAGCATTAGATTATCTCCACAACGGGTATCCAACACCTGTGGTGCATTGTGACTTGAAGCCAAGCAATGTCTTGCTAGATCGAGGCATGATTGCCCATCTGAGTGATTTTGGCATTGCAAAATTGCTAGCTGATGGGGAGACTTTTGTCCAAACAAGGACTATTGCAACCATTGGATACATTGCTCCAG ATATTATGTTAGCAGTGCAAACTTTTATACTGCATACCAAACATTTGTATTAG